From the Manihot esculenta cultivar AM560-2 chromosome 3, M.esculenta_v8, whole genome shotgun sequence genome, one window contains:
- the LOC110612068 gene encoding pentatricopeptide repeat-containing protein At3g26540, producing MSAASVLNRLLCNKSFNSQTQPTSAKALTNTILNLLKSNHLRKAVSVLFASPFPVPYSLYARLFQLCSSTLAIVEARKVESHLVTFSPTPPVFLLNRAIETYGKCGCLEDAKELFDEMPQRDGGSWNAIVKAFTQCGSAEEALYLFKDMHKEGVLANEITFASVLGSCGDVLALSLSRQVHGLIMKYGFCWNVVLGSALVDVYGKCKAMREARLMFDEIENSNDVTWNVIVRRYLEADNDREAVIMFFKMFQTDVRPLNFTFSNALLACSAMHALKEGMQIHGVAIKINFDENETVSSSLSNMYAKCGRIESARMVFDQPGAKDLISWTSMISVYAMSGKTREARELFEEMPERSVISWNAMLAGYTRSLQWQEALDLVRLMRRTTKDIDHVTLGLLLNVCAGLLDLEIGKLVHGFIYRRGYSSNLLVGNALLDMYGKCGNLKSARVWFYQMSQSRDNISWNALLTSYARHHQSEQVMMIFGQMQWETRPSIFTFATLLAACANVSALGQGKQIHGFMIRNGYNIDIVIRGALVDMYSKCRCIPYALAVFREAASRDVVLWNSIILGCCHNGRGEEGLKLFELMVEKGNKPDHVSFQGVLLACMSEGHIDLATQYFNSMSNEYYIIPRVEHYECMIELLSRYGCMNELEDFVKGMPFDPTVPMLTRVLDACKDHGCSRLGKWVAKQLNK from the coding sequence ATGAGCGCAGCTTCAGTGCTGAATCGTCTTCTCTGCAACAAATCCTTCAACTCCCAAACCCAACCCACAAGTGCGAAAGCCTTAACTAACACCATCCTTAACCTCCTCAAATCCAATCACCTCCGCAAAGCTGTTTCTGTTCTCTTTGCATCCCCTTTCCCTGTTCCTTATTCCTTGTACGCTCGACTATTCCAGCTTTGCTCTTCAACTCTTGCAATTGTGGAGGCTCGAAAAGTCGAATCACATTTGGTTACATTCTCTCCAACTCCACCAGTCTTTCTCTTGAATCGGGCCATTGAGACTTATGGAAAATGTGGGTGTTTGGAGGATGCAAAAGAATTGTTCGACGAAATGCCTCAAAGAGATGGTGGATCTTGGAATGCAATCGTTAAAGCTTTCACACAATGCGGGAGCGCAGAGGAAGCTTTGTATTTGTTTAAGGATATGCATAAGGAAGGAGTTCTTGCAAATGAGATTACATTTGCCAGCGTTCTGGGGTCGTGTGGTGATGTTTTGGCGCTTTCTCTATCTAGGCAAGTTCATGGGCTTATTATGAAATATGGGTTTTGTTGGAATGTCGTTTTGGGAAGTGCGCTCGTTGATGTGTACGGCAAGTGTAAGGCTATGAGGGAAGCGAGGTTGATGTTTGACGAGATTGAGAATTCTAATGATGTTACTTGGAATGTAATAGTTAGGCGCTATCTCGAGGCAGACAATGACAGGGAGGCGGTGATTATGTTCTTTAAGATGTTCCAAACAGATGTTAGACCGCTAAATTTTACCTTTTCTAACGCCCTTCTTGCATGTTCAGCTATGCATGCGCTCAAGGAGGGGATGCAGATTCATGGAGTCGCAATTAAGATTAACTTTGACGAAAATGAGACGGTTTCAAGTTCTCTCAGTAACATGTATGCGAAGTGTGGGAGAATAGAGAGCGCTCGCATGGTTTTTGACCAACCTGGTGCAAAAGATTTGATATCTTGGACCTCAATGATATCAGTTTACGCAATGAGTGGGAAAACAAGGGAGGCTAGGGAACTTTTTGAAGAGATGCCTGAAAGGAGTGTTATCTCATGGAATGCTATGTTGGCCGGGTACACTCGTTCTCTCCAGTGGCAAGAGGCCTTAGATTTGGTTCGTTTAATGCGCAGGACAACTAAAGACATTGACCATGTCACCCTAGGATTACTGTTGAATGTTTGTGCTGGTCTTCTAGATCTTGAAATTGGAAAACTGGTTCATGGGTTCATATATCGACGTGGTTACAGTTCCAACCTGCTTGTTGGCAACGCCCTTCTTGACATGTACGGAAAATGTGGGAACTTGAAAAGTGCTAGAGTTTGGTTTTACCAAATGAGTCAATCACGGGATAACATTTCTTGGAATGCTTTGTTGACCAGCTATGCCCGTCATCACCAGAGTGAACAAGTTATGATGATTTTTGGGCAGATGCAGTGGGAGACAAGACCCAGTATATTTACTTTTGCAACTCTTTTAGCAGCTTGTGCAAATGTTTCTGCACTTGgtcaaggaaaacaaatacATGGATTCATGATTAGAAATGGATATAACATAGATATTGTAATCAGAGGAGCTCTAGTTGACATGTACTCTAAATGTCGTTGTATTCCTTATGCTCTTGCAGTCTTTAGAGAGGCAGCTTCCAGGGATGTGGTTCTCTGGAACTCCATAATTTTGGGATGCTGTCACAATGGAAGAGGCGAAGAGGGCCTTAAATTGTTTGAGTTAATGGTGGAGAAAGGGAATAAACCAGACCATGTTTCCTTTCAAGGTGTCTTGCTTGCTTGTATGAGTGAAGGTCATATTGATTTGGCCACACAGTATTTTAATTCAATGAGCAATGAATATTATATTATACCACGGGTGGAGCACTATGAGTGTATGATTGAACTCTTAAGTAGGTATGGATGCATGAATGAGCTTGAGGATTTTGTTAAGGGGATGCCATTTGATCCCACTGTGCCCATGCTGACAAGAGTTTTGGAtgcttgtaaagatcatggatgCTCCAGATTGGGAAAATGGGTTGCTAAACAGCTTAACAAATGA